From a single Lolium rigidum isolate FL_2022 chromosome 7, APGP_CSIRO_Lrig_0.1, whole genome shotgun sequence genomic region:
- the LOC124671298 gene encoding disease resistance protein RGA2-like — translation HFQGRKAKIHPGNKEFRVGKESDGFELSQLGQLKELGGSLELRNLEKVPTKDEANELKLVHKNHLKELTLEWNDRRPNKDSVQEESILESLVPHGNLKELRIYWHGGTSCPSWLCDDLSLKYLEHLCLHGVCRKNLPPLGEMRMVNERGEEYQSCSISRFPNLKRLQLSVISCLTKWVGNSACPFFSHLEVLIVRACSELTELPFSHPTCCQAQQEEKMAWFPKLWELVIENCPKLAFLPPIPWRIDAQCSAKIERAGSGFEQLIYETKLRGLVDVKGKDGLGDVLWNGLNFSSLTDVEYLCMDRCPLPPLDHM, via the coding sequence CATTTCCAGGGTCGGAAAGCTAAAATTCATCCAGGAAATAAAGAATTTAGGGTGGGAAAGGAGAGTGACGGTTTTGAACTAAGTCAACTCGGGCAACTGAAAGAGCTTGGAGGATCACTAGAACTTCGTAATCTTGAAAAGGTGCCAACAAAAGACGAAGCAAATGAGTTAAAACTAGTACACAAGAACCACCTAAAAGAACTCACGCTAGAATGGAATGATAGACGTCCTAATAAGGATTCTGTACAAGAAGAAAGTATCCTTGAAAGTCTTGTACCACATGGCAATCTTAAAGAGCTACGGATATACTGGCATGGGGGCACTAGTTGTCCATCCTGGCTATGTGATGATCTCTCACTTAAATATTTGGAACATCTTTGTCTGCATGGCGTATGTCGGAAGAATCTTCCGCCTCTAGGGGAGATGCGGATGGTTAATGAGCGTGGTGAAGAGTATCAGAGTTGTAGTATCTCAAGGTTTCCTAATTTGAAAAGGCTGCAACTAAGTGTTATATCTTGTTTAACAAAATGGGTTGGGAATAGCGCTTGTCCTTTTTTCTCCCACTTGGAAGTGCTCATCGTGAGAGCTTGTTCTGAACTGACGGAGTTACCGTTTTCACATCCTACTTGTTGTCAAGCACAACAAGAGGAGAAAATGGCTTGGTTTCCTAAACTATGGGAGCTTGTTATTGAAAACTGCCCAAAACTAGCGTTCTTGCCTCCTATCCCTTGGAGGATTGATGCTCAGTGCTCTGCTAAGATAGAAAGAGCGGGATCAGGCTTTGAGCAGCTCATTTATGAAACAAAATTGCGAGGACTGGTGGATGTTAAGGGAAAAGATGGTCTCGGTGATGTGTTGTGGAATGGGTTGAATTTCTCGAGTCTAACTGATGTAGAATATTTGTGTATGGATAGATGCCCTCTCCCGCCGTTGGATCACATGTGA